A genomic region of Papaver somniferum cultivar HN1 chromosome 7, ASM357369v1, whole genome shotgun sequence contains the following coding sequences:
- the LOC113293275 gene encoding plant intracellular Ras-group-related LRR protein 6-like, producing the protein MKHDQGNNQMLNKNQMLNKKKERRKRSSSTFKSMVENQDQDQNNKLEEVNLSGLCLDSFPATHELNLALIYTLDLSNNNIQIIPESLTARLLNLVNLDVHSNQLKTLPNSIGCLSKLKVLNISGNSIEYLPGTIENCRSLEELNANFNRLAKLPDTIGFELVNLKKLSVNSNKLRYLPYSTSHLTNLKVLDARLNCLVALPEDLENLINLEILNVSQNFQYLEVIPYSVGLLLSLKELDVSYNRITKLPNSLGCLKHLKKLSVEGNPLVCPPRDVVEKGLTSVKVYLSERMTGSFKNQSKKNSWLGKVVKCGTFNGHTISMNDPDDDSYSMPEYRRSLDSPSYLSMLSPRRLFSPSGTNGHDSSSYLSMLSPRRLFSPKKDSPKSTS; encoded by the exons ATGAAGCACGATCAAGGAAATAACCAAATGTTGAACAAAAACCAAATGCTAAACAAGAAAAAGGAGCGGAGGAAGAGATCGTCGTCGACGTTTAAATCGATGGTGGAGAATCAAGATCAAGATCAGAATAATAAGTTGGAGGAGGTTAATCTTAGTGGGTTGTGTTTGGATAGTTTTCCAGCAACTCATGAGCTCAATCTAGCTCTGATTTATACactagatctatccaataacaacatTCAG ATAATTCCAGAGTCTCTAACGGCTAGATTGCTAAACCTGGTGAATTTGGATGTTCATTCAAATCAGCTAAAAACACTACCAAATTCCATTGGATGTTTATCAAAACTCAAAGTTTTGAATATCTCTGGTAACTCCATTGAATACCTCCCTGGAACTATTGAAAATTGCAG ATCACTTGAAGAACTAAATGCCAACTTCAACAGATTGGCCAAGTTGCCAGACACCATCGGATTCGAATTAGTCAACCTTAAAAAACTCTCAGTCAACTCAAACAAACTTCGTTATCTCCCATATTCAACCTCTCATCTGACAAATCTGAAAGTTCTGGACGCACGTCTGAACTGTCTAGTCGCACTTCCAGAAGATTTAGAAAACTTAATCAACCTTGAGATACTCAATGTCAGTCAGAACTTCCAGTACCTTGAAGTCATACCATATTCAGTTGGCCTTCTACTTTCGCTAAAAGAGTTGGATGTGAGTTATAACAGAATCACCAAGTTGCCCAACTCCCTTGGATGCTTAAAACACCTGAAAAAACTAAGTGTTGAAGGAAATCCTCTTGTTTGTCCTCCCAGGGACGTTGTAGAGAAAGGATTGACTAGTGTTAAGGTATATCTAAGCGAGAGAATGACTGGGTCTTTCAAGAATCAATCGAAGAAGAATTCGTGGTTAGGGAAAGTCGTCAAATGTGGTACATTCAATGGTCATACTATTTCTATGAATGATCCTGATGATGATTCATATAGCATGCCTGAATATCGCAGAAGCCTCGATTCCCCGAGTTACCTTTCGATGCTTTCACCCCGTCGCCTTTTCTCGCCTTCGGGCACTAATGGTCACGATTCATCTAGTTACCTCTCAATGCTTTCGCCCCGGAGGCTTTTCTCACCGAAGAAAGATTCCCCGAAGTCTACATCTTGA